One window from the genome of Elaeis guineensis isolate ETL-2024a chromosome 5, EG11, whole genome shotgun sequence encodes:
- the LOC140858154 gene encoding LOW QUALITY PROTEIN: pentatricopeptide repeat-containing protein At3g14580, mitochondrial-like (The sequence of the model RefSeq protein was modified relative to this genomic sequence to represent the inferred CDS: inserted 2 bases in 2 codons), translating into MAVYKKLAPQAIFNFIDVDVGIIRISKYSIASLSRFGXAWDGDDFWLRRLDHKDWLAPNEILKIFKNVRDPQLIIGAFEKASSRMGYKPSEALYTLIIEKLACARKFGVLEDLLERSRLEKCRLSDEFFYKLIKIYGNVANHPEQAFKTLLRLPDFHCWPTTKTFNYVLNMLVCTWQFDIIHEVYLSAPTLGVSLDTCCFNILVKGLCQFGKLDAALSLLHEIPKQGCRPNATTXMLMHAFCKHDRLSEAFDLCEIMEKEGCHPDTITFDILISGLCKQGQVAKGMELPRTMKLKGCYPNSGTNQALLYGLLSTNKFVEAKHFMDMMISEGRRRSFLSYKLTIDGLCSKNLLNDAVMVLKQMVQQGFVPRVGTWKRILECMF; encoded by the exons ATGGCTGTTTATAAGAAATTGGCTCCTCAAGCTATCTTCAATTTTATAGATGTTGATGTGGGAATTATCAGAATCTCTAAATATTCAATAGCTTCTTTGTCAAGATTTG ATGCATGGGATGGTGATGATTTTTGGTTGAGAAGATTGGACCACAAGGATTGGCTTGCACCAAATGAAATCCTGAAAATATTTAAGAATGTCAGAGATCCTCAGCTGATTATTGGTGCATTTGAGAAGGCCTCTAGTCGTATGGGTTATAAGCCTAGTGAGGCTCTTTACACTTTAATAATTGAGAAGCTTGCTTGTGCACGAAAATTTGGTGTTCTTGAGGATCTCTTGGAGAGGTCAAGACTTGAAAAGTGCAGACTTTCTGATGAATTcttttataaattgataaaaatatatgGCAATGTGGCAAATCATCCTGAACAAGCCTTTAAGACGCTCCTTAGGCTGCCAGATTTTCATTGTTGGCCTACAACTAAGACTTTCAATTATGTGCTCAACATGCTTGTGTGTACTTGGCAGTTTGACATCATCCATGAGGTGTACTTGAGTGCTCCCACGTTGGGAGTTAGTCTTGACACCTGCTGCTTTAACATTCTTGTCAAGGGCTTGTGTCAGTTTGGTAAATTGGATGCTGCCTTATCCTTGTTACATGAAATTCCAAAACAGGGATGTAGGCCCAATGCTACAA TAATGCTAATGCATGCTTTTTGTAAGCATGACAGACTAAGTGAAGCATTTGATCTATGTGAGATAATGGAGAAAGAAGGTTGCCATCCTGATACGATAACCTTCGATATATTGATTTCTGGTCTTTGCAAACAAGGGCAAGTGGCAAAGGGGATGGAACTTCCAAGGACAATGAAACTAAAGGGGTGCTATCCAAATTCAGGAACAAATCAAGCACTTCTTTATGGCTTGCTTAGCACTAACAAATTTGTGGAGGCTAAACATTTTATGGACATGATGATCTCTGAAGGGAGGAGGCGTAGTTTTTTGTCCTACAAGCTGACTATTGATGGTCTTTGTAGTAAGAATCTTTTAAATGATGCTGTTATGGTACTGAAGCAAATGGTACAACAAGGATTTGTTCCTCGGGTTGGTACTTGGAAAAGGATCCTTGAATGCATGTTCTAG